One Setaria italica strain Yugu1 chromosome II, Setaria_italica_v2.0, whole genome shotgun sequence DNA segment encodes these proteins:
- the LOC111256416 gene encoding uncharacterized protein LOC111256416 has product MAEDTITHFSHPGHELVKRHYTGPFGCVMCWERLSGAAYGCRAGCDFAIHDACAGHPQTLTSPSHHPHQLVLVETRRDVTHGCDVCAGRCAAGCFLYRCPPCGFDMHPRCAKLPPAVRSVRHPEHDLALVVAEGRCAACHAMHGAGARAWLYRCNVCNLDLHVSCAAAEGPE; this is encoded by the coding sequence ATGGCCGAGGACACCATTACCCACTTCTCCCATCCAGGCCACGAGCTGGTGAAGCGGCACTACACCGGGCCGTTCGGCTGCGTCATGTGCTGGGAGCGCCTGTCCGGCGCCGCCTACGGCTGCCGCGCCGGCTGCGATTTCGCCATCCacgacgcctgcgccggccacCCGCAGACGCTCACCTCTCCGTCTCACCACCCGCACCAGCTCGTGCTCGTCGAGACCCGCCGCGACGTGACCCACGGCTGCGACGTCTGCGCcggccgctgcgccgccggGTGCTTCCTCTACCGCTGCCCGCCGTGCGGGTTCGACATGCACCCGCGCTGCGCCAAGCTGCCCCCGGCCGTGCGCAGCGTGCGGCACCCGGAGCATGACCTCGCGCTCGTAGTCGCCGAGGGTCGCtgcgccgcgtgccacgccatGCATGGCGCCGGTGCGCGCGCGTGGCTCTACCGTTGCAACGTGTGCAACCTCGACCTCCACGtctcgtgcgccgccgccgagggccCGGAG
- the LOC111256417 gene encoding uncharacterized protein LOC111256417 — protein sequence MPRRFPRSYSCSATAPASASNPWSSAPSRTWCFSASPSPAGADQAPSDSVARTAATSSTGTGPTRLRGRELDLHGSVAGGPSESRAGGNPHQIQACTKRGKACLKFSELKATSERLPYDDVETGLPAFKVDDWTITTWSNTRMAGAYEDWEEEFTVLASELKISDAVRLQLQKTGLLRCNPSREGEEAVVDLGLQNLVVFEPKPSLNGEDDVVYLMARTKFMHPKVYALAVDKRNSVLLGAAEFSTGLRSLSGLTYHFGAITKYI from the exons ATGCC CCGCCGCTTCCCACGAAGCTATTCGTGTTCTGCCACGGCGCCAGCATCCGCGAGCAACCCATGGTCCTCCGCGCCGTCTAGGACCTGGTGCTTTTCCGCGTCACcgtcgccggcgggggcggaCCAGGCACCATCAGATTCCGTGGCGAGGACTGCGGCTACTTCATCTACCGGCACGGGGCCGACTCGACTCCGAGGTCGGGAGCTGGACCTCCACGGCAGCGTCGCTGGAGGCCCCTCGGAGAGCCGCGCCGGTGGAAATCCCCACCAAATCCAGGCGTGCACAAAGCGTGGCAAGGCCTGCCTCAAGTTTTCTGAATTGAAAGCTACCAGCGAGCGTCTTCCCTACGACGATGTCGAGACCGGGTTGCCTGCCTTCAAGGTCGACGACTGGACCATCACCACATGGAGCAACACGAGGATGGCTGGTGCTTACGAGGACTGGGAAGAGGAATTCACGGTCCTTGCTTCTGAGCTCAAAATCAGTGACGCTGTACGCTTGCAGTTGCAGAAGACTGGATTGCTGCGGTGTAATCCGTCACGGGAAGGCGAGGAGGCTGTAGTTGATCTCGGGTTGCAGAATCTCGTGGTGTTTGAACCCAAACCCAGCCTGAATGGAGAAGATGATGTCGTTTACCTGATGGCCAGGACAAAGTTCATGCACCCCAAGGTTTATGCTCTGGCTGTTGACAAGAGGAACAGCGTGCTGCTAGGTGCGGCTGAGTTCAGCACTGGATTACGATCGCTTTCGGGTCTCACCTATCACTTCGGTGCTATCACCAAGTATATATGA
- the LOC101781036 gene encoding transmembrane protein 87A, whose amino-acid sequence IVTRWFLDRCSFEKVAFRRTPESAAAAEEDGNHTATVTAVIFEAGHRDTVGGTDVSGERALCCTPDMAKHGACTEGAVMYRASRNATGWPKVLSASFLPGGLEASFPDETVAVSRTGMYTLLFVHCDASLAGAGGQVAAAGKTIWKNSRGYLPGRMAPLVPFYGAMSLSFAALAAYWFAQCARFWREVVPLQSCATVVIALGMAEAATWYLDLAEFNESGVRPRGATLWAATAGALRGAAARVLVLAVAMGHGVVRPALAGLKSARVAGLGAAFFVAAEALEVCENVGTVSDHSTSPARRLLLVLPVAALNTVFVYWIFSSLSKTLNKLKARRMTAKLEMYRRLNNALIIAVAVSLGWITFEIHFKSTEEYNERWRAAWVIPAGWQLISFSLLCAICLIWAPSQTSTRYAYSGEEEEGEDVDRDLEDTRPLIRPGPLSYVDTWAISVSQDATKIILRTDSGVYAKAAGDGGKRV is encoded by the exons ATTGTGACGCGGTGGTTTCTTGATCGTTGCAGTTTCGAGAAGGTCGCCTTCAGGAGGACCCCGgagtccgccgccgcggccgaggagGACGGCAACCACACGGCCACGGTCACGGCGGTCATCTTCGAGGCCGGCCACCGCGACACCGTCGGGGGCACGGACGTCTCCGGCGAGCGCGCGCTCTGCTGCACGCCGGACATGGCGAAGCACGGGGCGTGCACCGAGGGGGCGGTGATGTACCGCGCGTCGCGGAACGCCACCGGCTGGCCCAAGGTGCTCTCGGCGTCCTTCCTCCCTGGTGGCCTCGAGGCTTCGTTCCCGGACGAGACCGTCGCCGTGTCGCGCACCGGTATGTACACCCTCCTCTTTGTCCACTGCGACGcctcgctcgccggcgccggcgggcaggtggcggccgccggcaaGACCATCTGGAAGAACAGCCGCGGCTACCTCCCGGGGCGGATGGCGCCGCTAGTGCCCTTCTACGGCGCCATGTCGCTGTCGTTCGCGGCGCTGGCGGCCTACTGGTTCGCGCAGTGCGCGCGGTTCTGGCGGGAGGTTGTGCCGCTCCAGAGCTGCGCCACGGTTGTGATCGCGCTGGGGATGGCGGAGGCCGCCACGTGGTACCTGGACCTCGCCGAGTTCAACGAGTCCGGCGTCCGCCCGCGCGGGGCCACGCTCTGGGCGGCAACCGCCGGCGCgctccgcggcgcggcggcgcgcgtgctGGTGCTGGCCGTGGCCATGGGCCACGGCGTGGTCAGGCCGGCGCTGGCGGGGCTCAAGAGTGCCAGGGTGGCCGGCCTCGGCGCCGCGTTCTtcgtggcggcggaggcactCGAGGTGTGCGAGAACGTCGGCACCGTCAGCGACCACtcgacgtcgccggcgaggaggctGCTCCTGGTGCTCCCCGTGGCGGCGCTGAACACGGTGTTCGTGTACTGGATATTCAGCTCGCTGTCCAAAACTCTGAACAAGCTCAAG GCGAGACGGATGACAGCGAAGCTGGAGATGTACCGGAGACTCAACAACGCGTTGATCATCGCTGTGGCCGTGTCTCTTGGCTGGATAACATTTGAG ATCCACTTCAAGTCGACGGAGGAGTACAACGAGCGGTGGCGCGCGGCGTGGGTGATCCCGGCGGGGTGGCAGCTCATCTCCTTCTCGCTGCTCTGCGCCATCTGCCTCATCTGGGCACCCTCGCAGACCTCGACGAG GTACGCCTActcgggggaggaggaggagggcgaggacgTGGACCGTGACCTGGAGGACACGCGGCCGCTGATCAGGCCCGGCCCGCTGTCATACGTGGACACCTGGGCGATCTCCGTCTCGCAGGACGCCACCAAGATCATCCTGCGAACCGACTCCGGCGTGTACGCGAAAGCCGCCGGCGATGGAGGCAAGCGGGTGTAG